The sequence below is a genomic window from Nitrobacter winogradskyi Nb-255.
CGGGCCATGAAAACGAAAGGGCCGCCGTGCTCTGCCGCCTGGTGCAGCACCTTTGCCGCCAGTTGCCAGGGCGGGGTGTCGCAGTAGGATTATAGCAATCCTAAGTTGTTCTTGCAAAAAGCCCGCCAGGAGCGCGGCGGGCTTGAGGTGAGTGAAGAGACGCGCCAATTACCGAACCTTCTCGTCGTGATTGATGCATACAAACAAACCCGCCGGGAAGGCCCGGCGGGTAATTTTTGGTAAGAGAACAGGGCCTTGGCCCGTCTGCTTCTGAATTTCAGTGCTCAACCAGGACGTACCACTACCTCGTTATGGTAGCCATCGAGCTTTGCGTATCGGGCGTTCCAATCAAAGATGGTCTCCGTACCGTGCTTGGGGCCACCTTTCATCCGGCTCCCGCTGATGTCGGAACCGTATTCGCCAAGAGCGGTGTCATATCGCAGCACCGCCCAGGGCACCAGGTAATGCTCTTTGCCTATACCGAGGAATCCACCGAAACTGAGTACGGCGTAGGCTATTTCCCCGCTGGTCTTGTCAATCATCACACTTTCGATTGAACCAATTCTTTTGTTCTCCGCCCCATAAACAGCTTTACCAGACTCTCTATCGCTGATCAGATGATCAATCGTTTCTTCGGTTGCCATGCAGTTCTCCTAGGTTACTGAGAGAAGGGACTGGCGGGGGAAACGTTCCTACGGACGCGCGATCTGTCGCACGTCGGACAGACAGACTTGCGCCGCTTTGGCTAAACTGCCGCACTGTCATTTCGGTGCGGTCGGGCTCCCCTGTGATAAGCTGAGCCTCAAGACGGGAGGCCGGTCATGACAGAACGCCGCGAACTTTATCGAAGCCCGAATGGCGATTCCTGGTACTTGGGTCGGGAGCCCACGAACGGGCACGCCTTTATCATCCACCAGCCTAATTCCCCATCCTGCGGGCGGTTGTCGCATATTGAGCTTGGTGAATTCCTTCGGAGTGGAAAAGGCCCAGAACAGCAGGCATTGCTTCGTTTGATCGGCACACTCGTTGAAGTGCCACCATACGCTTAGTGACTGCTCAGGCGGGGTTTTCTACGAGCAACCTGATGCTGGCCGGGGCGTTATCAAACTGAGGTATCCCAGGACGCCTCCCGGTGACGGTCCCGGTGTCTAACTCCCCCTTGCCGAAGGAGTGACGTCGGGCCGTTACTCGGGGCGGTATCCATCGAACCGGAGTCCCTTGCCGACGAAAAAAGGATGCATGCCATGATGGAATTTTACGCGGGGGTGGCGATTGCCACCGCTATGATAGGCGCGGGGTTGCTGTTGTCGAAGTGAGGCGTGGGGTCAACTCCGTGGAGTTCTTTACCGGTCCCTCGCCAGCT
It includes:
- a CDS encoding PRC-barrel domain-containing protein produces the protein MATEETIDHLISDRESGKAVYGAENKRIGSIESVMIDKTSGEIAYAVLSFGGFLGIGKEHYLVPWAVLRYDTALGEYGSDISGSRMKGGPKHGTETIFDWNARYAKLDGYHNEVVVRPG